From a region of the Bradyrhizobium sp. KBS0727 genome:
- a CDS encoding TonB-dependent siderophore receptor: MPLLYSVVLSSVLWPLDAWPQSAPKTSQTLDPIVVTNPQPAASPRQPNSPGASRSTRAGKKRAAAAATTPSTVVPTSPAAPTLTLHQTAGSGSRLNLTRLQIPASVEIITAETIAERGQHNVIDAVTQDATGFTASPAPGNGGLSFSTRGFTGNSTVMTLYDGTRLYVGSGTLTFPFDTWSAQRIEVLRGPASVMYGEGAIGGAINVISKMPLTVQRNEAEVSLDSNMTKRLAVDSGGPINKDVSYRVTAIGNMSDGWVDRDKTSNVAVSAAVRVQASETLAWTLSTDYGDRSPSRYFGTPLLNGQIDESLRFKNYNVGDSNIRYRDSWNQLRTEWQVTDSITVHNVLYYLNSQRHWRDVESYAWNPAKGLIDRSSYIEIFHNQQQVGDRMDATFRGHVLGMKNEFVAGFDVNRIDFTHTNNSPFSGTSSVNPWSFDPGVFLSPIPTVPSFNTVTNQYALFAEDRLSLTDQWTLIGGVRQDEPVINRTDLITTANGFVKSFSATSWRVGTVYNPVKDLALYGQYSTAVDPVGNLITLATTQKDFQLSTGEQAEIGIKQSFWQGRGEWTLAGYQIVKNNLLARDPNNPALTQQIGQQSSRGVEATIGLVLDYGWRIDANTAWLRAKYDDFVQSVNGVAVNFAGNVPVNVPQHVSNVWLTWAFAPNWSVNGGVQIVGKTFADNANTLARPAYTVVNGGVQWKPDANTTLSLRVYNLFDTIYATSGGTTQWLLGMPRTAELALNVRF; encoded by the coding sequence ATGCCTTTGCTGTATTCCGTTGTGCTCTCCTCCGTTCTCTGGCCGCTCGATGCGTGGCCGCAAAGCGCGCCAAAAACGAGCCAGACGCTCGATCCGATCGTCGTGACGAACCCGCAGCCCGCCGCGAGCCCGCGCCAGCCGAACAGCCCGGGCGCTTCGCGGTCGACCCGCGCAGGAAAGAAGCGCGCGGCCGCGGCGGCGACGACGCCATCGACGGTTGTTCCGACATCGCCGGCAGCGCCCACGCTGACGTTGCACCAGACGGCAGGTAGCGGCAGCCGCCTCAACCTGACGCGGCTACAGATACCGGCCAGCGTCGAGATCATCACCGCCGAAACCATCGCCGAGCGCGGCCAGCACAACGTGATTGACGCCGTCACCCAGGACGCGACCGGCTTCACCGCCAGCCCCGCTCCCGGCAACGGCGGGCTCTCGTTCAGCACCCGCGGCTTCACCGGCAATTCGACGGTCATGACGCTCTATGACGGCACGCGGCTCTACGTTGGCTCCGGTACGTTGACGTTTCCGTTCGATACCTGGTCGGCGCAACGCATCGAGGTGCTGCGCGGGCCGGCGTCGGTGATGTACGGCGAGGGCGCCATCGGCGGCGCGATCAATGTGATCTCGAAAATGCCGCTCACCGTCCAGCGCAACGAGGCGGAAGTCTCGCTAGATAGCAACATGACGAAACGGCTCGCGGTCGACAGCGGCGGCCCGATCAACAAGGACGTGTCGTATCGTGTGACCGCGATCGGCAACATGTCGGACGGCTGGGTCGATCGCGACAAGACCTCGAACGTTGCGGTCTCTGCGGCGGTGCGCGTGCAGGCTTCCGAGACGCTGGCCTGGACGCTGTCCACTGATTACGGCGATCGCAGTCCGTCGCGCTATTTCGGCACGCCGCTCCTCAACGGCCAGATCGACGAGTCGCTGCGGTTCAAGAACTACAATGTCGGCGACAGCAACATCCGCTACCGCGACAGCTGGAATCAGTTGCGGACGGAGTGGCAGGTTACCGACAGCATCACGGTTCACAACGTGCTGTATTATCTGAACAGCCAGCGGCATTGGCGCGATGTCGAAAGCTACGCGTGGAATCCGGCCAAGGGCCTGATCGACCGCTCCTCCTATATCGAGATCTTCCATAACCAGCAGCAGGTCGGCGACCGCATGGATGCGACCTTTCGCGGCCATGTGCTCGGGATGAAGAACGAGTTCGTCGCCGGTTTCGACGTCAACCGGATCGATTTCACCCATACCAACAACTCGCCCTTTAGCGGGACATCGTCGGTCAATCCCTGGTCCTTCGATCCGGGCGTATTTCTCAGCCCGATCCCGACCGTTCCGTCCTTCAATACCGTGACCAACCAGTACGCTCTATTCGCCGAGGACCGGCTCTCGCTGACCGATCAGTGGACGCTGATCGGCGGCGTGCGCCAGGATGAACCGGTCATCAACCGCACCGACCTGATCACGACGGCTAACGGCTTCGTCAAATCGTTCTCGGCAACGAGTTGGCGCGTCGGTACGGTGTATAATCCGGTCAAGGATCTGGCGCTGTACGGACAATATTCGACAGCGGTCGATCCGGTCGGCAATCTGATTACGCTGGCGACGACCCAGAAGGATTTCCAGTTGTCCACCGGCGAGCAGGCCGAGATCGGCATCAAGCAGTCGTTCTGGCAGGGCCGCGGCGAATGGACGCTGGCCGGTTATCAGATCGTGAAGAACAACCTGTTGGCGCGCGATCCGAACAATCCGGCGTTGACCCAGCAGATCGGCCAGCAATCGTCGCGCGGCGTCGAAGCGACGATCGGGCTGGTGCTGGATTACGGCTGGCGCATCGACGCCAACACCGCCTGGCTGCGCGCCAAATACGATGACTTCGTCCAGTCGGTGAACGGCGTGGCGGTCAACTTCGCCGGCAACGTTCCGGTCAACGTGCCGCAGCACGTATCGAACGTCTGGCTGACCTGGGCATTCGCGCCAAATTGGTCGGTCAATGGCGGCGTGCAGATCGTCGGCAAGACCTTTGCCGACAATGCCAATACGCTGGCGCGTCCGGCCTACACCGTCGTCAATGGCGGGGTGCAGTGGAAGCCGGACGCCAACACCACGCTGTCGCTGCGGGTCTACAATCTCTTTGACACGATCTATGCGACCTCGGGCGGCACCACGCAGTGGCTGCTGGGCATGCCGCGGACCGCCGAACTCGCACTCAATGTCAGGTTCTGA
- a CDS encoding PepSY domain-containing protein — MRRARRWLYIAHRWIGIGTCLLFAMWFISGVVMMYVAFPQLNDTERWAALPPIAWDKVQVTPDRAMEAVGFKLYPRDLRLAMLNEEPVYRLLGWDGERKTISAVDGHTVDHVTSEQALAVARFHPNAVRPELRDTVQRDQWSVTARFDPLRPLFLISLGDPGGTELYVSSRNGEIALDTTRRERVWNWLGSIPHWIYPTVLRKDGATWRLVVLWISGVCMVAAVTGFWIGILRVRLRRRYTNDAVTPYRGWMAWHHIAGLIGGVSVLTWMFSGWLSLNPGEFFAGRGTAREMAVRYAGTESPHIPAEFLSKAKSGELQMASVEARFVWLGGRPLVVLTGRDGGRVTVDPVRGVAAPLFDERIFEAARRLMSNAALTMRQRLEAPDAYWYSHHQQRVMPVLRAGFDDEAHTWFHIDPGTGDILGRTDDSRRTYRWLFNAMHSLDFPLLLSYRPAWDGVVWLLSLAGLVVSVSGIVIGWRRLRQ; from the coding sequence ATGCGTCGCGCAAGGCGGTGGCTCTATATCGCCCATCGCTGGATCGGTATCGGCACCTGTCTGCTGTTCGCGATGTGGTTCATCTCCGGCGTTGTCATGATGTACGTGGCGTTTCCGCAGCTCAACGACACCGAGCGGTGGGCGGCGCTGCCGCCGATTGCTTGGGACAAGGTGCAGGTGACCCCGGATCGCGCGATGGAAGCCGTCGGCTTTAAACTCTATCCGCGCGATCTGCGGCTCGCAATGCTGAACGAGGAGCCGGTCTACCGGCTTCTCGGTTGGGATGGCGAGCGCAAGACGATATCGGCGGTCGACGGCCACACCGTCGATCACGTCACGTCGGAACAGGCGCTTGCGGTCGCACGGTTTCATCCTAATGCCGTGCGGCCCGAACTAAGGGACACGGTGCAGCGTGACCAATGGAGCGTTACCGCGCGGTTCGATCCGTTGCGGCCGCTTTTTCTGATCTCGCTCGGCGACCCCGGTGGGACCGAACTCTATGTCTCCTCGCGGAACGGCGAGATCGCGCTCGACACCACGCGGAGGGAACGGGTCTGGAACTGGCTCGGCTCGATCCCGCACTGGATCTATCCGACCGTCCTGCGCAAGGACGGCGCCACCTGGCGGTTGGTGGTGCTGTGGATTTCCGGCGTCTGCATGGTGGCGGCCGTGACCGGATTCTGGATCGGCATTTTGCGCGTGCGGCTGCGTCGCCGTTACACCAACGACGCGGTCACGCCGTATCGTGGCTGGATGGCCTGGCACCACATTGCCGGGCTGATCGGCGGCGTTTCTGTCCTGACCTGGATGTTCAGCGGCTGGCTGTCGCTCAATCCCGGCGAATTTTTTGCCGGACGTGGAACGGCGCGCGAAATGGCGGTTCGCTATGCCGGCACTGAGAGCCCGCACATACCGGCCGAGTTTCTGTCGAAGGCAAAATCAGGCGAACTTCAAATGGCGTCCGTCGAAGCGCGCTTCGTCTGGCTCGGAGGCAGGCCGCTGGTGGTGCTGACCGGCCGCGACGGCGGTCGCGTCACCGTCGATCCCGTAAGGGGCGTCGCGGCGCCTTTGTTCGATGAACGGATTTTCGAGGCCGCGCGCCGGCTGATGTCGAACGCTGCCTTGACGATGCGGCAGCGGCTCGAAGCGCCCGACGCCTACTGGTATTCGCATCACCAGCAACGCGTGATGCCGGTGCTGCGGGCAGGGTTTGACGACGAGGCCCACACCTGGTTTCACATCGATCCCGGGACGGGCGATATATTGGGCCGCACCGACGACAGCCGCCGGACCTACCGCTGGCTGTTCAATGCAATGCACAGCCTCGATTTTCCGCTGCTGCTTAGCTATCGCCCCGCGTGGGACGGCGTGGTGTGGTTGCTGTCGCTGGCCGGATTGGTCGTCTCGGTGAGCGGCATCGTGATCGGCTGGCGGCGCTTGCGGCAATAG
- the cobU gene encoding bifunctional adenosylcobinamide kinase/adenosylcobinamide-phosphate guanylyltransferase yields MGRIILVTGGARSGKSAIAEARALSLAPRAIYIATAEARDAEMTARIAAHQARRGDNWRTHAEPLDLTGALAVTDGEGPRLVDCLTLWLTNLMLGGHDWQAAGRALVAALPAQADPVVLVTNEVGAGIVPDNALAREFRDAAGTLNQWVAAVADEVTLAVAGLPLKVK; encoded by the coding sequence ATGGGCAGGATCATTCTGGTGACGGGCGGCGCCCGTTCGGGCAAGAGCGCGATCGCCGAGGCGCGGGCGCTCAGCCTTGCGCCCCGCGCCATCTACATCGCCACCGCCGAAGCCCGAGATGCCGAGATGACGGCACGGATCGCGGCGCATCAGGCCCGGCGCGGCGACAACTGGCGCACGCATGCCGAGCCGCTCGATCTGACCGGCGCGCTGGCCGTGACCGACGGAGAGGGGCCGCGGCTGGTCGATTGTCTGACGCTGTGGCTGACCAACCTGATGCTCGGCGGCCATGACTGGCAGGCGGCCGGCCGTGCGCTGGTGGCGGCGCTCCCCGCGCAGGCCGATCCGGTCGTGCTGGTCACCAACGAGGTCGGCGCTGGCATCGTGCCCGACAATGCGCTGGCGCGGGAATTTCGCGACGCCGCCGGAACCCTCAATCAATGGGTGGCCGCGGTCGCCGACGAAGTGACCCTGGCGGTGGCCGGACTTCCGCTCAAGGTGAAGTGA
- the serA gene encoding phosphoglycerate dehydrogenase produces MHQNRSALPQLSLPKDKIRVLLLEGVNDSAVQLIESAGYSNLTRLPKALDGDALRDAIKGVHLLGIRSRTQITPQVVEAADRLIAIGCFSVGTNQVDLDVARRSGIPVFNAPFSNTRSVAELVIGEIVFLLRRIVSRSNAAHQGRWDKSADDSHEVRGKTLGIIGYGNIGSQLSNLAEAFGMRVIFYDHTDRLRHGNTEPTATLHELLAQSDVVTLHVPETPATNKMIGREEIRAMKPGAFFINNSRGSVVDLDALAEALREGRLRGAAVDVFPVEPGSNAERFITPLQGLENVILTPHIGGSTEEAQERIGAEVARKLVDYSDSGSTMGAVNFPQVQLPPRPLGTRFIQVQRNVPGMLGRLNEVLARHAVNIAAQYYETDHDVGYVVLDADASAADSQRVLADIRSLEGTIRARLLYEYKA; encoded by the coding sequence GTGCACCAGAACCGTTCCGCTTTACCCCAACTCTCGCTTCCGAAGGACAAGATCCGCGTCCTGCTGCTCGAAGGCGTCAACGACAGCGCCGTGCAGCTGATCGAGTCCGCCGGCTATTCCAACCTGACGCGCCTGCCCAAGGCGCTCGACGGCGATGCGCTGCGCGACGCCATCAAGGGCGTGCACTTGCTGGGCATCCGCTCCCGCACCCAGATCACGCCTCAAGTTGTCGAGGCCGCGGACCGCCTCATTGCGATCGGCTGCTTCAGCGTCGGCACCAACCAGGTCGATCTCGATGTGGCGCGACGCAGCGGCATTCCGGTGTTCAATGCGCCGTTTTCCAACACCCGCAGCGTGGCGGAACTGGTGATCGGGGAGATCGTCTTCCTGCTGCGCCGGATTGTCTCGCGTTCCAACGCGGCCCATCAGGGGCGTTGGGACAAATCCGCCGACGACAGCCACGAGGTGAGGGGCAAGACACTCGGTATCATCGGCTACGGCAATATCGGCTCGCAGCTTTCGAATCTGGCCGAAGCGTTCGGCATGCGGGTCATCTTCTATGATCACACCGACAGGCTTCGTCACGGTAATACCGAGCCGACCGCGACCCTGCATGAGCTTTTGGCACAGAGCGACGTCGTGACGCTGCATGTGCCCGAGACCCCGGCCACCAACAAGATGATCGGGCGCGAGGAAATCCGGGCGATGAAGCCCGGAGCCTTCTTCATCAACAACAGCCGCGGCTCGGTGGTCGACCTGGATGCGCTGGCCGAAGCGCTGCGGGAAGGCAGGCTTCGTGGCGCCGCGGTCGACGTCTTTCCGGTCGAGCCGGGCTCGAATGCGGAGCGGTTCATAACGCCGCTGCAGGGTCTGGAAAATGTCATCCTGACGCCGCACATCGGCGGTTCGACCGAAGAGGCGCAAGAGCGCATCGGTGCCGAAGTCGCGCGCAAGCTGGTCGACTACAGCGATTCCGGCTCGACGATGGGCGCGGTCAATTTCCCCCAGGTCCAGCTGCCGCCGCGGCCGTTAGGGACACGGTTCATTCAGGTGCAGCGCAACGTGCCGGGCATGCTCGGCCGGCTGAACGAAGTGCTGGCGCGCCACGCCGTCAACATTGCCGCGCAATATTACGAGACCGACCACGATGTCGGCTACGTGGTTCTCGACGCCGATGCTTCCGCGGCCGACAGCCAGCGCGTGCTCGCGGACATCCGCTCCCTGGAAGGCACCATTCGCGCCCGACTGCTCTACGAATACAAGGCGTGA